The genome window tttttacaCAGAAAGCATACACAGTAGGTACTACATCGGAGAATatgtaaagtaaaaaaaagtttttggtTAAGCATGGAAAGAGATAACCTATCTCCCAAtgaagggccactacctttccaaaacggcttttaatttttagcaTGGTAATGTAagacgagatcaataattttgtagagtcgcaaaaaaataataacttaccGTTGATACAACACTCATCATCATATTCTGAATCAATTCTCTGGTGAGGGTAGTTCGGTGAAGTGATAGTACATATGAATAGACTTGACAACAACCCCCTTACCTTTTCTCTTAAGGaaacttttaacatttaatcTTAGAAGTTTTAGTATTAAGACTTAGTTTAAGTGGTGAAAGTTGTGGAAAGTAATAAGTTAGAAATTACCCCCACCAACCCCCATTTCACATCCCTAAAATATACTCTTGCTTACTTTAAGTGGTGAAAGTCGTGGGCCTCCGGTGAGGGTAGTCCTGGGAAGTGGTAGCCGCTGTGAGACACAGTGGTAGACCAGAGGGCGAGGGCAAACCACATCCAGGCAGTCGCCACATGGGAGCCAGTAATGACAGGGCCGAGGGCGATCGGGGCGAGGTTACTTAAACAGTGCTCCACAGGGTGGGCATACAGGGCGATGATACCGATAGGGGCAGTCCACTCATGGTGACGCTTGTGGATGAAGCGGTACAGCTTTGGGTGATGGAAGAGCCTGAAGGaagaaataaatatgatatttttacatcTGCAGGTAAGTTATTATAAGTAACCAAAAGGGCTCTGTTGCAACTTTTATTCATAACTTTTCCATTCATTTAATTACACTATGACTGTAAGTCTGGTAAACTATTATTTATTTGTCAATATGGCAACAAATAAGTCTGTTTGGTTTATTTTCGTTTTACAGCTATGTCCTAATACTACAGCCGTTGTCAATTATAGGCTTGTCAGGTTTAGTAGGTACAGGTTTCCAAGAGAAAACTGTTAACCTACAATCAGTACCTGGTAAACTGCCTTACAAAGGTTATGTAAGAACTCGTAACACAGAAGCTGAAGACTTGAGTGTATTACACTTATCAGCAgccaaaattttcaaaaaaattattgtACACCAGGCTccaatttcttgaaacaaaagtgcagacttaagtcaaaagtttttctccttatgtaactaaTAATGTGAAATTTTATTACTTCAGTTTGTTTCGAGAAGTCGGGGCCAGTAGCTGTAGGGATTCAATTCTTACCTGTGAGTGTAGTAGAAGCCCACTTCCTCTACCAGAGAGAAGATAATGAGCTCAAAAATAACCCAGGTAAAGGACGGCAGACCTCCGTGGAACTGACACCCCCGCCAAATCATGAGATGTGTGAAAGTGTAGGAGAATGGTATCCCGACTATGATCTGGTTGAACAGTACCTGGTTCACAGCTTTCAGAAGCTTCTTCCTATCAACCTATAGTATTGGTTGTAAGCATAAAACATTCATTGAGATACATTATCAATAGTATAATTAATTCAGAAACATTGATACTACGATTAGTTTACAgtaataaataatgttattaattcagaaaaatatattaaatttggAACATAAATAATGTAACTAattcagaaacataaataatatatttaattcagAAACATGAATAATGCATTTAattcagaaacataaataatgtaattaattcagaaacataaataatgttattaatttagaaacaaaaataatgtaactaattcagaaacataaataatatgattaatccagaaacataaatattattattaattcagAAACATaagtaattgaaataatttagaaaattgaatattttaaataattcagaaaaacaaataatgtaattcaaaactataaatattgtaattaattaattgagaAATAGTATTATGTAATTAATTGAGAAATAATGTAACGTAATTAATTGAgcaataatgtaatgtaattaattgagaaataatgtaatgtaattaagtgagaaataatgtaattaattgtgaaataatgtaatgtaattaattgagaaataatgtaattaattgtGAAGAATGTACTGTAATTAATTGagaaataatataatgtaattgagaaataatacaatgtaataattgAGAAATAacaatgtaattgttttataactTGACACACATATTAATCCTGTAATTgacattattgaaataaatctaCAACAGAGAAAAAAGCTTTTACATTGAAGCTGTTTTTACGAATGATGCAAAACAAAAAGCATCTGTATATGGTCAGTGtcttaaaaacatgaaatatatgctttgttttttactcttgataaaaaaatgaataaaaagtgACTCATCATCTTGCCAACTTAAATTTGAAGACATGCACTGACCATGCATTCTCTTATAACTGAATTATGATTTTGATGTAAATATACTAACAGGGACATTTTGGTCCTCCTGTATCTTGTACTTAAGGAGAAAAGCTGGCCAGCCGGTTGTGTCCAGTATCAGCAGCAAGATGTTCCCAGCCCAGAACACCACGAACGTAAATATGGTAGTCCCtgaaaaatataagaaaaatgttaatgaatGTTATGCCTAAAGTGTTaaaaaatgcagtcagatatttCTCATGCAATAATTTTTATCCATGGCTACCATATTCCAATAGAATTACCAATAGTATATTTTATCCCATCGAGGGTGAGACAGGGAATTATCTTAccccagacagggatatctacAGTTTTTCAAGACAAGCTACACAAGATCTTTGCACATGCTCAACAATGGTATGACGTCATGACAACACCATCATTACGTCGCGGTTATAGTACTATAACGTCACGACAACCATGAAATTACGTCACAAAGATGGCGAAAATGGCGATTCATTGAGGTCACATCATCCGCGCTTGCATAAGTGACACTTTATTACAGACACAAAGTGGTGCacagggtaagagaaaaagtTTTGGGTGAGACAAGAGATCTCAACTCACGGGATAAGATTCACTCGGCAcagcctcgtgtttgacaacttaagaatcttacccctcgggttgagattctcctgtctcaccccaaaggggttgaaagattctattaatcttaaCATGAAGGGTCAGACTTATAAATTTGCTGAGTGTTGAACCACTAAAGAATCTTAAAAAGAGAAATTTaagtaattatgtatttaaaattataatgtttttgtttatcaaAAGCACTGATCTGCACATGTCAATATTCATGGCGTTaatatcactgttgttatatatccacccctacatgtatgtcatagcaaatctgaaggctctgtgtgcgcCAACAGATGAGCAGTTATCCATAGTTTGGTCCACTGATGAACATCTAAAAAATCAAAAACGTTACACtctggttgactgtgtggctttgaagtttggcgttgctctctgtaatctttaaaggaaatctttgcaagCCTATAACTGTATTGccattttttctcctgaactacATATGCATGCTTCCAGTATGAAATAGTCGAGGGGTGGATATGACTACAATGATAGAAACCCCTTGATGTATCAAGGATGTGAAGGGCATTATTGACTATAAATGTTACCTAGCGTTCCCAGCCATATATTGTCATCCCCAAAGAGGTCATAGATGGAGTTCCAGATACCCTGCCAGAAATGTCCCGAAGCTCCCCACACATTGTGGAGGTGCctgttaaaaacaaaacagtGGTTATTCATAGTCGGTCTACATTTTCAACATTCACACATTACACAAGATATGAAGACAAGTCACTCAGCAGTAATTTTTAAAGCTTTGCAGACCAGCTTTTTTACAGAAGTAAGtcattaacaagaggcccatgggccttaacggtcacctgagttagaatatataatgaaacaaataataaaacaaattaaagacatataaacactatatgctgggccttgaagttggtcagtgatttataaatttgacctttttagactatgaagagtatttgcttccatcaaacctgtgaacttagaggtatttttttaaattttaatcaatttgaccctgtttggtcctgcccctctggtcccccagggggtcatcgaggacggatatggatgttaaaatgctatatcttaggctaataattctaatcaagtttgactaatttcctacgaaaattgggcaaataatgttcacaaatatgtttttccttataaactaaagtaaacttgacccctccccagggggtaacgtaagaccccaaggtcatataattcacagttttttataaaacacctgaagacctttccatctataattatttgattctactacagtggaacctcccgaaaccgatcatgatCTGTTCATATAATTTCGgtcggtttagagagggttcggtttggagaagtgaaccgaataccgatcattacgatccgaatttaatcgatcggaagtcgtttttaaACTAATGTACCGCATGTATggctagtgttcgttaaaaccgaccgatattaattgttaatgtaaatgttaccacaaaagagagaatcatacgtttaaaaggaatggattacaacaatcttgactttgttaccgcttataaacgtagtttagttagttagttgcgtgaatgttcttggggatgttctcgtctgcactaaCCTACAGTTTACATAcggccgatcgcttccggttacgtcaagaatcaaattatatggtctaagtacacgatgatcagtcgatgccggtcattatatgacatagtcgttttctaaaacaatacatggcttcggcttcttcatacagataatttacgttatccgacgactacataagtaaataaacaagaggcccatgggccttaacggtcacctgtgttcagatacagaatgaaacaaagacatgcatataaacgctatatatttgcccatcaggcccttgaagtcagtcagtgattttataaatttgactttttaatctatgaagattatttggttccatcaaatctgtgaaatcagaagaaagatttttgaaatgttatccattttgaccccttttggccccacccctctggcccctgggggtcggccaggaccaatatggatatgatgttaaaatgctatctcagactaataattctaacccagtttgactaatttcctaagaaaaataggcaaataatgttcataaatgtgtttttctatataaactaaagtaaacttgaccccctccccagagggaaacatgggaccccagggccatgaaattcacaatttttgtaaaggactttaagacctttcaatctatgcagagtatttgattctaccagttcgagaatttcagaagaagatttttgaagttttagcctatttgacccgttttggccccgcccctaaggccccttgggatcagtcatagaaaatttggtaataagattcaatggtcatcacatagggataattctgactacaattgactaatttcctattataatgactaaataatgctcaaaaatgtcttttccctttataaactacagtaaacttacccccctccccagggggaaacctgagacccaagggtcatataaatcacaattttcataaaacaccttaagacctgccTTTTTTATgacgagtatttgattctaccatttccagtatttaagaagaagatttttaaagttttagcctatttgccccttttggccccgcccctctgccccgagggggttgaccaggaccaatatagatatgatattaaaatgttatctcaggctaataattctaaacaagtttgactcatttcctatgaaaattgagcaaaaaatgctcataaatgtgttttccctatataaactatagtaaacttgaccccctccccagggggaaaacgtgatgggtcatataattcacaattttcataaaacaccttaagacctgtccatctaagaagagtatttggttctaccatttccagtatttaagaagaaaatttttaaagttttagcctatttgccccttttggccccgcccctctgcccgagggggttgaccaggaccaatatagatatgatattaaaatgttatctcaggctaataattctaaacaagttcgactcatttcctatgaaaattgagcaaaaaatgctcataaatgtgttttccctatataaactatagtaaacttgaccccctccccaggggggaaacgtgatgggtcatataattcacaattttcataaaacaccttaagacctgtccatctaagaagagtatttggttctaccatttccagtatttaagaagaaaatttttaaagttttagcctatttgccccttttggccccgcccctctgcccgagggggttgaccaggaccaatatagatatgatattaaaatgttatctcaggctaataattctaaacaagttcgactcatttcctatgaaaattgagcaaaaaatgctcataaatgtgttttccctagtaaacttgaccccctccccagggggaaacgtgagaccccagggtcatataattcacaatttttgtaaaggacctcaagacctttccatctatgagtatgtgattctaccatttccaggatttcagaagaagatttttgtagttatagcctatttgaccccttttgaccccacccctaaggcccctgggggtcagttatggaaaattggttaataggattcaatggccatctcatacggataattctgacaatatttgactcatttcctattacaaatgatcaaataatactcaaaaatgtgttttccctatataaactatagtaaacttaaccccctccccagggggaaacctgagaccccagggtcatataattcacaatttttgtaaaggacctcaagacctttccatctacgaagagtatgtgattctaccatttccaggatttcagaagaagatttttgaagttatagcctatttgaccccttttgaccccgcccctaaggccactgggggtcagttatggaaaattggttaataggattcaatggccatctcatacggataattctgacaatatttgactcatttcctattacaaatgatcaaataatactcaaaaatgtgttttccctatataaactatagtaaacttaaccccctccccagggggaaacctgagaccccagggtcatataattcacaattttcgtaaaggacctcaagacctttccatctacgaagagtatgtgattctaccatttccaggatttcagaagaagatttttgaagttatagcctatttgaccccttttgaccccgcccctaaggccactgggggtcagttatggaaaattggttaataggattcaatggccatctcatacggataattctgacaatatttgactcatttcctattacaaatgatcaaataatactcaaaaatgtgttttccctatataaactatagtaaacttaaccccctccccagggggaaacctgagatcccagggtcatataattcacaatttttgtaaaggaccttaggacctttctatctatgaagagtttttaattccatcacatctgtgagtggagaagaagattt of Argopecten irradians isolate NY chromosome 7, Ai_NY, whole genome shotgun sequence contains these proteins:
- the LOC138328532 gene encoding fatty acid hydroxylase domain-containing protein 2-like, giving the protein MLANAKDPALGPTQSEDVHNQGLSRKDRIKAKGVTLMDSIKKGLFVVGSALIVFSAFRNSVTWHLHNVWGASGHFWQGIWNSIYDLFGDDNIWLGTLGTTIFTFVVFWAGNILLLILDTTGWPAFLLKYKIQEDQNVPVDRKKLLKAVNQVLFNQIIVGIPFSYTFTHLMIWRGCQFHGGLPSFTWVIFELIIFSLVEEVGFYYTHRLFHHPKLYRFIHKRHHEWTAPIGIIALYAHPVEHCLSNLAPIALGPVITGSHVATAWMWFALALWSTTVSHSGYHFPGLPSPEAHDFHHLKFTQNYGVLGVLDRLHGTDNQFREHIAYKRHILSLSAVPMSQQFPNPANVKGK